From the genome of Mesorhizobium japonicum MAFF 303099, one region includes:
- a CDS encoding DUF6950 family protein, giving the protein MTLEEYIRLPHRWQWGYTDCTLFAADWVVAATGKDPGADLRGTYFDADAAVAILRACGGAERLVGAKLSALGFQRVQTPRDGDIGMVRALTGFDAGVEVKEIPGIRFGPLWAVMSARGAIVKHLEWTGVAWRIA; this is encoded by the coding sequence ATGACGCTGGAAGAATATATCCGGCTGCCGCATCGCTGGCAGTGGGGCTACACCGACTGCACGCTGTTCGCGGCCGACTGGGTTGTCGCCGCGACGGGCAAGGATCCTGGCGCCGATTTGCGCGGCACCTATTTCGATGCGGATGCCGCTGTGGCCATCCTGCGCGCCTGTGGCGGCGCCGAGCGGCTGGTCGGCGCGAAACTCTCCGCTCTGGGCTTCCAGCGCGTCCAGACGCCGCGCGACGGCGATATCGGGATGGTTCGCGCGCTGACCGGCTTCGACGCCGGTGTTGAGGTCAAGGAAATCCCCGGCATCCGCTTCGGCCCGCTCTGGGCTGTCATGTCGGCGCGCGGCGCCATCGTCAAGCATCTCGAATGGACTGGCGTGGCATGGCGCATAGCGTGA